The region TAAGTATCTTGGTGGTGCAATTTCGACTTTTGGTGGCTTTATCCTCTCGGTAGGATCACCAATTAACTTTCCATGTTTCATTAGATAAAACAAAAAGCTACGTATGGAAACCAGATTTCGGTTTACCGTGGCCTTTGATTTTCCCTCTTTTTCTTGTTGTAACAAAAATGAGTTTATCATGGTTTCTGTTATTTTCTTTGACTCACTCACACTATTTTCTTGCAAGAATAAATACCATCTTTTTAAATCAATGCGATAAGCACTTAAGGTATTGTCTGTGGCATTTTTTATATTCTTTTGATAAATTAAAAAATCTTCAATCTCTTTTTCCACCATTTCCTCCTAAACATGCTTCCACTTGCATTTTTATTATATGTAACATCTTATTCAACTAGTTTCGGACAGACCCAAAGCACGCACTTCGGTATGCATCGCTTAGCAGGTAAGCCGCATATATCCAATCTTTTTTAACTTGTACTAAATCTCTGGACAAGAATAGAATGTAGAATAATACTATCATAATATTCTATTAGAATAATTGTAAGGCCTTTTTTACAAGATAACTTCCCACAAATGCCTCCATACAAGCTCCAATTAAAATACATACAATAAGTATTATAATTAATTTTATGTATTTTTTCAATAATAGTACATTTTGTAACCCTGCTGTCGATTCGTGATTAGCCTCCATGTAAAGAGCGAAACAGTTTTTAATACTGATTAAAACAACCGGTACAAAGATTAGCTCTTGAGGAAATAGGTAAGTGAGGTAAAGTAATCCGCCCTTCATTCCATAGTGCATCCATAAAGTCATCATCAGATAACCCACCTGAAATCCCCTACTTAAGAGATACCATCCCATATATGGTAGTCCTAAAAATGTTAGGCTTAGAGTCCAGAATAGGAAAAAGGGTTTTAGTTTCGAGGTGAAAATATAGCGAAAGAAATCCCCATAATTGATTTCCATGGACTTAATCGTATTAAAATACCTGCTATTTAAGCTGTCTACGCTGTTTTGCAATAGTCCTTGGCTTACTTTAGAGAAAATACACCCAAGGATGACACTTGCAAAAAAGAGAACCATGGCTATTGTCAACGGTTCTCTTTTCCTTAATCTTAAACTCCATCGTTTCATGCTGACCTCCAAGACATTATTTCAAGTTCTCACTATGAACTATATGCTTGGACTATTAGAAACAGACTATAAATTTTTCTTAGCCTTATATGCTAGAATTGCTGAAATTGTTTTAGCGTCTTGAATGGTACCATTTAAAATCATAGCAACCAATTCCTCTAAAGTATATGCTTCTACCTCTACAAATTCATCCTCATCAAGATGCTGTTTGGATGGCTTTAAATCCTCCGTGTAATAGATACTAATTAACTCATTACAAAAAGCAACTGTAGTATATAAATCAAGGAGATGCTCCACCTTCTCGGTACGATATCCGGTCTCTTCCTCGAGTTCTCTCATCGCTGCTAATTCTCGATCTTCCCCACGATTTAAACCACCCGCAGGTATTTCTAAAGTATAGCGCTCCGGAGCATTTCGATATTGACGGACCATAATAATTTTACCTTCTGAATTCACAGGAACGATAGCAGAAGCCCCTTTATGGTCAATATAATCCCACTCTGCTTCTCTACCATCCGGTAATTTCATCGTGTCAGTATAGACATCAACAATTCTTCCTTTATGCTCTAATCTACGATTTATTCTTTGATAGTCCATAGGAACCTCCATTCTTATGCTTATTCTTAATATTTTAATATTGACAGTAAAAATGTACGCTTATATACCAATGTATGAATAAAGGATTCCAATCGGTCTATCCCCTGCAACCATTTTTATAGAAATTGTATGGGAAAACGAATATGATTATCAAATCCAAAATTTGCACAAGGTATCACCGCTACATTATAATCCTCCATTTAGATTGATGCAAGTCTTGTGACAGATTCTATTTTATCACCTTAATATTTTCTTATAACTTTCAAAGAATTATGCGATAATTTAATATCATATGTCCAATCAGAAATGTTAATCCATATCGGAGAATGACGAAAGCAACCAGAGATCATAGGGACTGAAAAAGCTGACTCCTGTGCTATACAGAAATCAGCTTTTAGCTTCTTAACTCTCTTTTTTAAATTGTCCTTGACTTGAGTACCATTTTATGAATTAATTATAAGAATTAGCATTATATATAACTTTATATTCATCATACTCAGGAATAGTTATTTTACTAAAGTCGTTAAATATTATTTTTGGATTCAGTAATATAGAAGAACCAACGTCAACATTTGATTCATCCCAAAAACCATCGATGTAAACAATATTACTATCTTTATAATAAATTATATAAGCTTCTAAGAAAATTCTATCATTTGACTTGTTGTTAACATGTAAGTTTAAAAGTTCAACACTGTCTTTAATATCATTGAAATTACCACCATAATATTCATATGAATAAAGCACTTTTTCTACCGTTATATCAACACTATTTTTCATATTTAGATTTGATTCATTGTAATAAAAAGATGTTCTTTCAAAAACAATTTTATAACTCTTATAATCCTTATTTGATTTTTCAAAAGATAGCACTTTACTATTATTGCTAAGTAAATTTGTAGCTATTTTATTGCTAACTGATACGATTTTATTATTTTCATCGTAAAACACTAATTTATAATCGAAAAGTAAGTCAATTTTACTGTTATTAGTTAGTACACATTTTATTTGATTACCTATTTCACCATATTCATAGCTTAGATTATCTATGGCATCATTTATATTTTTCTTTGTTGGATTTATATAAACGGAACAATTTAATGAATAATTTCCAAAAGAAACTTTAATTTTAGTATTGCCGGCGGTGATACCTGTTACTACGCCATTTTCATCTACTGTAGCTATTTTTGTATTATCTGATTTCCATGTAATTTTAGTATTCTTGTATATGACTGGTAAATAACTAATTTTTAAGTCAAGCTTATCATCTATCCCTAGTGAAATGGAGTTACGCTCTAATCTAGGTTTATAGACTACTACAGAACATTTCAATTTTTTATTATTTACTTCTGCAGTAATTTCAGTGAATCCTGGCTTTATCCCTTTTATTAATCCATCTGAACTGATAGTGACAATTGACTTATTATTTGTAGACCACTTAACCTTTGAATTAGAACCAGTTATTTTTAATTGAAATGTTTCTCCAATTCCAAGATTAACAGATGTTTTGTTTAATTTAACTGATGCAGCTACAGCATACCCTTTTATAGGTGTAATTAAAGATACTAATAATACTAGCACCGATAAAAATAATATACCTTTATTAAACCTTAAAGTTTTCATTCTCCATCTCCCTTTGAATATTTACCATTATTATACACATAACATCATTATTTTACAAGATGTTTATCTGAATACTAATATCACTTGTTGATTGAAAAACTAGATTCCATTTTTAAATATTAAATATGGAATTTACTCTTTCTTAAACTCCAGTACTCCTTTACTATAAGATTGTATTCCCAATCCGCAGTGAAAGGAGTTTATTTATGTGTAAATTAATACCCGGGAATCAAAAACATCTTACATTAGATAACAGAGTTTACATTGAAAAATCCTTGGATAACAACATGCCCTTTAGTGAAATCGCTAAGTATATTTGCAAGGATCCATCTACCATTTCCAAAGAGGTTAGGAAGCACCGCATATTAAATCCCAGAAATGATTTCATTAACTTCAACCACTGTACTGATCGTCGTGATTGCAAGCTCAGAAATGTCTGCAATCGCTCAATCCCATGCAAGAAGCAGTGTAGTTCCTGTATCGAATGTAATGCTCATTGCATTAAATTTGTCGTAGAGGTATGTTCGACGATTTTGAAATACCCCTATGTCTGTAATGGTTGCCCGAAAAAGGTTCAATGTAGGCTTGATAAATACTTCTACAAAGCTGTTACCTCAAATAAGGAATATAAGACTATTTTGGTTGAATCCAGAAACGGAATCAATATATCGGAGGTAGACCTTAAGCTTATGGATAGTATAGTTTCACCTTTAATCCTACAGGGACAGAGCCCTTATCAGATTGTTCAAAGCCATCCTGAAATTAAATGCACTGAAAAAACAATCTATAATTACATAGCCTCTGGTGCTCTTTCCGTAAAAAATCTCGATCTCCCCCGGAAAGTAAAGTACAAACTCCGTAAACTTCATCCATCAGAAATCAATGATAAAGGTATTTTTGAAGGTCGCTCCTACAAAGATTTTCTTAGCTATATACAAGCCTATCCTGATTCAAATGTTGTGGAAATGGATACCGTAGTTGGTTGCGAAGGTAGTCACAAGGTATTTCTTACCCTGTTTTTCCGAAACTGTAAACTGATGTTGATCTACCTTCTTCCGGATAAAACAACTACATCTGTTAAAAAAGTATTTGACCGTCTTGAAGAAAAAATTTCAACACTTGGGTTTTGCAAAACCTTTCCTGTTATCTTAACTGACAGGGGGGGTGAATTTTTAAAGCCTGATGAACTTGAAACTGGAATCGATAATGTCATTCGAACATCTATTTATTATTGTGACCCCATGGCATCATGGCAGAAACCTGGTATCGAAAAGAACCATGAATTTATACGTTATGTCCTTCCGAAAGGTTCTACATTTGACACCCTCACCCAATGGGATGTTACAAAACTTGCAAGTCATATCAATAGTACAGCAAGAGCCAGCTTAAATGGTCTAGCCCCCATTAAACTGGCCCAAATGCTGCTTGATAATAATGCAGTATATGCATTCGGACTAAGGGAGATACCACCCAATGATATCATACTGACCCCCGAACTGCTGAAAAAGTAACCCATAACTTTTAGCCAATCTGCGGATGAAGAATCGTCAATATCCTATCCCTGACGGGTGGAATTTAGTCTTGCACAAAACTCTCCAGTCGTCTGTTTGCCATGCAGTTTTTTTATTCCGATCATTCCTGTTAGCCTATTATACTATATTTTTTTTATTTATAATATAGCTCAAACCTAGATAAAATGGAATTTAGCCTGCATACTGGAATTTAACTTTACACTGGAATTTAACTTTTCATTCAACCTACTAATATCACTTCTGTTTTTCTTGTATGCTACAAATTCAGTTCTTCTTGTCACTACGTCGAACAATCAAGGTTCAGGAATTTATCACTGATAAATTCACTATTTAATTTTATGATTTTTTACATGTGGCTTGAATCTTGCTCAATATTGTATTCGTTTGAATTAACGGTAGATTTATAATCAATATTTTTTGTACCTTCATTGTTGATTATTTTACTATCAATATTCTTCAGAACTTCAATGATCTCTCCGAAACCATACATAATGAAAGATGTGACAATCCCTCCAAAAAATAAGAGTACAGGTGGTATTAGACTCAATTCAACCTTTATCTCATAATAAGATTCATTGAGTTTAGCATTATGGTCAATGCTATATATCAACCATATTATAGCCACCACTATAGATGACCAAAATATAAATTTAGCAATTGCTTTTATTGATTCTTGTACATTATCAAACATATCTTACCTCCCACATTTTTCTTAATTATATACTAACTAGGAAAATATGGCAAATATTATAGTGTTAAAAAAGCTCCTACCACTAAAATCAGCAACTTATAGACCACATGTGTTTTTTTGTTTTGGAGCAAAAGAAATTGATATTCTTTACTGTAAGAGCCCTCGATTGGATATACATAGTACCTATTCAAAAAAATGAGGTTGTAAAAGTATTATAAATGCAACATTTATAACACTTTCCACAACCTCATGTTTATTTCATTTTTTATTTCGCGTAATCTGTAACTCTTGATTCACGAATTACATTTACTTTGATCATGCCCGGATATTCTAATTCGGACTCAATCTTCTTGGATAAGTCACGAGCGAGTAATACCATATCGTCATCGGTAACCTGATCTGGTACCACCATAACGCGTACTTCTCGTCCTGCCTGAATTGCAAATGACTTATCGACCCCTTTAAAGCCGTTGGTAATATCTTCTAACTGTTTCAAACGGTTAGTATATGTCTCCAATGTTTCTCTACGAGCACCAGGTCTAGCAGCTGAAATTGTATCAGCAGCTTGAACGATACAGGCAATTAAGGATTGGAATTCCACATCACCGTGATGTGCTTCCACTGCATTTATTACAATTGGAGATTCTTTATA is a window of Lachnoclostridium phytofermentans ISDg DNA encoding:
- a CDS encoding stage II sporulation protein M, whose protein sequence is MKRWSLRLRKREPLTIAMVLFFASVILGCIFSKVSQGLLQNSVDSLNSRYFNTIKSMEINYGDFFRYIFTSKLKPFFLFWTLSLTFLGLPYMGWYLLSRGFQVGYLMMTLWMHYGMKGGLLYLTYLFPQELIFVPVVLISIKNCFALYMEANHESTAGLQNVLLLKKYIKLIIILIVCILIGACMEAFVGSYLVKKALQLF
- a CDS encoding NUDIX hydrolase — its product is MDYQRINRRLEHKGRIVDVYTDTMKLPDGREAEWDYIDHKGASAIVPVNSEGKIIMVRQYRNAPERYTLEIPAGGLNRGEDRELAAMRELEEETGYRTEKVEHLLDLYTTVAFCNELISIYYTEDLKPSKQHLDEDEFVEVEAYTLEELVAMILNGTIQDAKTISAILAYKAKKNL
- a CDS encoding Ig-like domain-containing protein, giving the protein MKTLRFNKGILFLSVLVLLVSLITPIKGYAVAASVKLNKTSVNLGIGETFQLKITGSNSKVKWSTNNKSIVTISSDGLIKGIKPGFTEITAEVNNKKLKCSVVVYKPRLERNSISLGIDDKLDLKISYLPVIYKNTKITWKSDNTKIATVDENGVVTGITAGNTKIKVSFGNYSLNCSVYINPTKKNINDAIDNLSYEYGEIGNQIKCVLTNNSKIDLLFDYKLVFYDENNKIVSVSNKIATNLLSNNSKVLSFEKSNKDYKSYKIVFERTSFYYNESNLNMKNSVDITVEKVLYSYEYYGGNFNDIKDSVELLNLHVNNKSNDRIFLEAYIIYYKDSNIVYIDGFWDESNVDVGSSILLNPKIIFNDFSKITIPEYDEYKVIYNANSYN
- a CDS encoding IS30 family transposase, whose amino-acid sequence is MCKLIPGNQKHLTLDNRVYIEKSLDNNMPFSEIAKYICKDPSTISKEVRKHRILNPRNDFINFNHCTDRRDCKLRNVCNRSIPCKKQCSSCIECNAHCIKFVVEVCSTILKYPYVCNGCPKKVQCRLDKYFYKAVTSNKEYKTILVESRNGINISEVDLKLMDSIVSPLILQGQSPYQIVQSHPEIKCTEKTIYNYIASGALSVKNLDLPRKVKYKLRKLHPSEINDKGIFEGRSYKDFLSYIQAYPDSNVVEMDTVVGCEGSHKVFLTLFFRNCKLMLIYLLPDKTTTSVKKVFDRLEEKISTLGFCKTFPVILTDRGGEFLKPDELETGIDNVIRTSIYYCDPMASWQKPGIEKNHEFIRYVLPKGSTFDTLTQWDVTKLASHINSTARASLNGLAPIKLAQMLLDNNAVYAFGLREIPPNDIILTPELLKK